One window from the genome of Lynx canadensis isolate LIC74 chromosome E3, mLynCan4.pri.v2, whole genome shotgun sequence encodes:
- the TECPR1 gene encoding tectonin beta-propeller repeat-containing protein 1 isoform X2, with amino-acid sequence MPNSALWAVDLFGKVHTLSTAGQYWEPCKDSQLEFKRVSAATQCCWGIACDNQVYVYVCASDVPIRRREEAYENQGWTYAIDFPATYTRDKKWNSCVRRRRWIRYRRYESRDAWAKIPSKDDPEQLPDPFNDLSVGGWEITDEPVGRLSVWAVSLQGKVWYREDVSHPNPEGSSWSLMDTPGEAVQISCGPHDLLWVTLWEGQALVREGINRNNPKGSSWSIVEPPTSENGIMHVSVGVSVVWAITKDRKVWFRRGINSHNPCGTSWIEMVGEMTMVNVGLNDQVWGIGCEDRAIYFRQGVTQSELSGKTWKAIVASRECDRSRSGSSSSLLSAGCFFGDEVRGSGESCAPSDTDASSEAERPGPDRPGPAESGDSPGKPRDSLAPGSGTGRTTEPGEEEVAGPAIQTPGLEPCPGPASTLAELPWTNIDLKEPRRAPGRSAAGFPETTGLSSLGLLPLGLEEPYGADDHPLWAWVSGGDCAVEAHTVLKWFTVQSGLSPSMQTLSLSITPAQTAAWRKQIFQQLTERTKRELENFRHYEQAVEQSVWVKTGALQWWCDWKPHKWVDVRVALEQFTGLDGARDSILFIYYVVHEEKKYIHVFLNEVTVLVPVLNETKHSFALYTPERTRQRWPVRLAAATEQDMNDWLALLNLSCCESRRVHGRPSPQAIWSITCKGDIFVSEPSPNLEAPEHVLPCDQMFWRQMGGHLRVVEANGQGVVWGIGYDHTAWVYTGGGSCFQGLASSTSNIYTQSDVKCVYIYENQRWNPVTGYSSRGLPTDRYMWSDASGLQERTKASTKPPSLQWTWVSDWAVDFSIPGGTDQEGWQYASDFPASYHGYKTMKDFVRRRCWARKCKLVTSGPWLEVGPLALADVSIIPESPGANRSGHSIALWAISDKGDVLCRLGVSELNPAGSSWLHVGTDQPFTSVSIGACHQVWAVARDGSAFYRGSVSPAQPAGDCWYHIPSPPKQRLKQVSVGQTSVYALDENGNLWYRQGVTPSYPQGSSWEHVSNNVRQVSVGPLDQVWVIANKVQGSHSLSRGTVCHRTGVQPREPKGQGWDYGIGGGWDHISVRANATRALRGRSQERAAECSGERGLPGAPSGVAGVPQEAPGLVRC; translated from the exons TGGACGTACGCCATCGACTTCCCCGCCACCTACACGAGAGACAAGAAGTGGAATTCTTGTGTGCGGCGGCGCAGGTGGATCCGGTACAGGAGATACGAGTCCCGGGACGCCTGGGCCAAG ATCCCTTCGAAGGATGACCCCGAGCAACTGCCCGACCCCTTCAATGACCTCTCTGTGGGGGGGTGGGAAATCACAGACGAGCCTGTGGGCCGCCTGTCCGTATGGGCCGTGTCTCTGCAGGGAAAG GTGTGGTACAGAGAGGATGTCAGCCACCCCAACCCTGAAGGCTCATCGTGGTCCCTCATGGACACCCCAGGGGAGGCGGTACAGATCAGCTGTGGGCCCCACGACCTCCTGTGGGTCACGCTCTGGGAGGGGCAGGCCTTGGTCCGGGAAGGAATCAACAGGAACAATCCCAAAG GAAGTTCCTGGTCCATAGTGGAGCCTCCCACATCTGAAAATGGGATCATGCACGTCTCCGTGGGAGTCAGCGTGGTCTGGGCCATCACCAAGGACCGGAAA GTGTGGTTCCGAAGAGGCATCAACTCGCACAACCCCTGTGGCACCAGCTGGATCGAGATGGTCGGAGAAATGACGATGGTGAACGTGGGGCTGAATGACCAG gtGTGGGGCATTGGCTGTGAGGACCGGGCCATATACTTCCGTCAGGGTGTCACCCAGAGCGAGCTCAGTGGGAAAACATGGAAGGCCATCGTCGCCAGCCGAGAGTGTGACCGGTCACGCTCTGGTAGCTCATCGAGTCTCCTCAG TGCCGGCTGCTTCTTCGGCGACGAGGTGAGGGGCAGTGGTGAGTCCTGTGCACCGAGCGACACGGACGCCTCCTCAGAAGCCGAGAGACCAGGTCCAGACCGGCCTGGCCCTGCAGAGTCTGGAGACAGTCCCGGGAAGCCCAGGGACAGCTTGGCCCCGGGCTCAGGCACCGGCAGGACCACAGAGCCCGGCGAGGAGGAGGTCGCTGGCCCTGCCATTCAGACCCCGGGGCTGGAGCCTTGCCCTGGCCCGGCCTCCACCCTGGCCGAACTGCCCTGGACCAATATTGACCTGAAGGAGCCCAGGAGAGCACCCGGCCGCTCAGCTGCTGGCTTTCCAGAGACCACTGGCCTCTCCTCGCTGGGGCTCCTCCCGCTGGGCTTGGAGGAGCCCTACGGGGCCGACGACCACCCCCTCTGGGCCTGGGTGTCAGGAGGAGACTGCGCCGTGGAGGCCCACACCGTGCTCAAGTGGTTCACCGTCCAGTCGG GCCTGTCCCCCTCGATGCAGACGCTGTCCCTGTCCATCACGCCGGCCCAGACCGCCGCCTGGCGGAAGCAGATCTTCCAGCAGCTCACGGAGAGGACCAAGCGGGAGCTGGAGAACTTCCGGCACTACGAGCAGGCGGTGGAGCAG TCGGTGTGGGTGAAGACGGGGGCCCTGCAGTGGTGGTGTGACTGGAAGCCTCACAAGTGGGTGGACGTCCGCGTGGCCCTGGAGCAGTTCACGGGGCTCGACGGGGCTCGGGACAGCATCCTTTTCATCTACTATGTGGTCCACGAGGAGAAGAAG TACATCCATGTGTTCCTCAATGAGGTGACCGTGCTGGTCCCCGTGCTCAACGAGACCAAGCACTCCTTCGCCCTTTACACCCCCGAGAGGACCCGGCAGAGGTGGCCTGTGCGTCTGGCCGCCGCCACCGAGCAGGACATGAACGACTGG CTTGCCCTGCTTAACCTGTCCTGCTGTGAGAGCCGGAGGGTCCACGGCCGCCCCTCCCCACAGGCCATCTGGTCCATCACCTGCAAGGGGGACATCTTCGTGAGCGAGCCCAGCCCGAACCTGGAGGCCCCCGAGCACGTGCTGCCCTGCGACCAGAT GTTCTGGCGTCAGATGGGAGGTCACCTACGGGTGGTGGAAGCCAACGGCCAGGGTGTGGTGTGGGGCATCGGCTACGACCACACGGCCTGGGTCTACACGGGCGGCGGCAGCTGCTTCCAAG GCCTGGCCAGCAGCACCAGCAACATCTACACACAGTCAGACGTGAAATGCGTCTACATCTACGAGAACCAGCGCTGGAACCCCGTCACCGGCTACTCCAGCAG GGGTCTGCCCACCGACCGGTACATGTGGAGCGACGCCTCGGGGCTGCAGGAACGCACCAAGGCCAGCACGAAGCCCCCGTCCCTGCAGTGGACCTGG GTTTCTGACTGGGCTGTGGACTTCAGCATTCCTGGGGGCACCGACCAGGAGGGCTGGCAGTATGCCAGTGACTTCCCTGC TTCGTACCACGGGTACAAAACCATGAAGGATTTTGTGAGGAGAAGGTGCTGGGCTAG AAAGTGCAAGCTGGTGACCAGTGGGCCTTGGCTGGAGGTGGGCCCTCTTGCCCTTGCGGATGTGTCCATCATCCCGGAGAGCCCAGGTGCCAACAGAAGTGGGCACAGCATCGCCCTCTGGGCCATCAGTGACAAGGGGGATGTGCTGTGTCGTCTGGGTGTGTCTGAGCTCAACCCCGCG GGCTCCTCCTGGCTGCACGTGGGCACTGACCAGCCTTTCACTTCTGTCTCCATCGGGGCCTGCCACCAGGTGTGGGCCGTGGCCAGGGATGGCTCCGCCTTCTACCGGGGCTCCGTGTCCCCTGCCCAGCCGGCCG GTGACTGCTGGTACCACATCCCGTCCCCCCCCAAGCAGAGACTGAAGCAGGTGTCCGTGGGGCAGACGTCAGTGTATGCCTTGGATGAAAACG GAAACCTGTGGTATCGCCAAGGGGTGACGCCCAGCTACCCGCAGGGCTCCAGCTGGGAGCATGTGTCCAACAACGTGCGCCAAGTGTCCGTGGGGCCCCTGGACCAG GTCTGGGTTATCGCCAACAAGGTCCAAGGGAGCCATAGCCTGAGCCGGGGGACCGTATGTCATCGCACAGGGGTGCAGCCTCGAGAGCCCAAGGGGCAAGGCTGGGACTACGGCATTGGG GGGGGCTGGGATCACATCTCCGTCCGGGCAAATGCCACCAGAGCCCTCAGGGGCAGGTCCCAGGAGAGAGCTGCTGAATGCAGTGGGGAGCGGGGCCTCCCCGGCGCACCCTCGGGGGTGGCCGGCGTCCCGCAGGAGGCCCCCGGCCTGGTCCGCTGCTGA
- the BHLHA15 gene encoding class A basic helix-loop-helix protein 15, with product MKTKNRPPRRRVPAQDPEAAAGERTPDGPQQGSGLELAKGLRSRTVRAQGARAEGGRRRPGASGPGGRRENSVQRRLESNERERQRMHKLNNAFQALREVIPHVRADKKLSKIETLTLAKNYIKSLTSTILTMSSGRLPGLDGPGPKLYQHYQQQAAAGGALGATEPQPEGHLQRYSTQIHSFREGS from the coding sequence ATGAAGACCAAGAACCGGCCCCCCAGGCGCCGGGTGCCAGCGCAGGACCCAGAGGCCGCCGCAGGGGAACGGACCCCTGACGGGCCCCAGCAGGGTTCGGGGCTGGAGCTGGCCAAGGGTCTGCGGAGCAGGACGGTGCGGGCACAGGGGGCGCGGGCCGAGGGTGGGCGCAGGCGGCCGGGGGCCTCGGGGCCTGGTGGCCGGCGGGAGAACAGCGTCCAGCGGCGGCTGGAGAGCAATGAGCGAGAGCGGCAGCGTATGCACAAGCTGAACAACGCCTTCCAGGCGCTGCGAGAGGTCATCCCGCACGTTCGAGCCGACAAGAAGCTCTCCAAGATTGAGACGCTCACTCTGGCCAAGAACTACATCAAGTCGCTGACCTCCACCATCCTGACCATGTCCAGCGGCCGCCTCCCGGGCCTGGACGGCCCGGGCCCCAAGCTCTACCAGCATTATCAGCAGCAGGCGGCGGCTGGGGGTGCACTGGGCGCCACCGAGCCCCAGCCCGAAGGCCACCTGCAGAGGTACTCCACGCAGATCCACAGCTTCCGGGAGGGCTCCTAG